The sequence below is a genomic window from Inediibacterium massiliense.
AATATTTGGTTCGTATTTTCTTAAATATTCTCCACTTTGTACAAGATCTGTTTGAAAATCTTTCTGGATTTTTTTATATAATTTCTCTATAGCTTGATTTAATTCCATTGATGCTTTTTTTTGTACCCTCTTAAGATATGTATCATCTAAAGGCTGATTTCTTACTTCAAATAGATGTTGACTTAACTCTGTTTCTACCTCTATATCAAATGATGTATAGATTTGTCCATTTTTTTCATATACTTTCATTTTTGTATTTGAATTTGTTACTTTTAAAGGAAGTCTAATATTGTCTACTTTTGTATTTAAAATTCCTCCATTAATCTTATTTAGCATAAACATCATCTTTTCTGTTTCTTGTTCTCCTAGCCATCCTACCAACTTGAAATCTTTAAGGACTGCCGACCCTGCAACTTTAATTTCATCTTTAGAAGCCATCATCCTAGGAGTAACGGCAGCTTTACTTTCATGTAAGCTTTTTAATACATATCCTAAATCCGCATCTGGAATCCTTGGAGTTACTTTTTTTCTACGCATCACTTCTCGAATAAAAAGTCCTGGTCCTAATTCATCCTTTACTTTTACCTTTACCACATCTTCAGCATTTCCTCTTGTATTCATAAGATATATCTTTCTTCCAATAGCAGGACTTCTTTCAATATTATCTAATACTTCTCTTACAAAGATTTCATCTTGAGCAAGCTTTTCTCCTAATACAATAGCTTGTGTTTGTCTAAAATTTAAAGTTCTTCCTGTTCTTGTTTCAAATTCATCCAATATATCCTCTAAATTATCTCCTACTGCACTATATACATATTTAGCATCTCCTTGTCCTTTTTGAGCTAAAAGTCCCGTATTCGGGTAAGAAATCGTTACGAGATATCTATTTTTTACTTGATCTATTTTTTCTTCTTCAGTGTTTTCTATTTTTATTTTATTTTCTTCATATTTATCAATACCCACAATAGCTACAAATGCCCTTTTCTCAATTTCAATCTTATCCCAACAACCTGTGAGCAATAATATACTCATCATACATAATAAAACTTTTTTATACACCACCTTTTCCCCCTTCCTTCTTTTTGATATAACTAAGCAGTAGTAAAATAGAAGGAATAATCACCATATGCAAAGTACCTAAATAATATGAAAATTTATCTGCATAATCTCCTAATTGAGCAATATTTTCTGGAATTAATGCAATAAAATAAATAAAAGGAATCAAAAACAATACCAAATAATTTTGTTCTTTTGATTTAAATATTCGACTCAAGGTTAAACTCGCACCAAAATAAAGAGGCACTACCGTCATAAATACAGTAATAATCCACACAGCAATGACAAATATCTGGATATTCTCAATAAATGCTCCTGGCAAATCAATAGTCTTAAAAAGTTCTAAAGACGGCCATATAATATGAGTTGTTTCAACAAGTCCAAATCTCGAAACTGTTACCACTACTATAAACATATAAATCCCTGCTACAATTAATACAGATAGATCTATATCTTTTTTTATATTTTCAGGATCTACAACAAAATTTGCACATACCATAATCATTTCTATTCCAACAAAACTAAAAAATGTAATAGGAATAGCTTGAATGATTTTAGAAATAGGAGTTTTAAAAACTGGAAGTAAATTACTAAAATGTAATTCTCCTAAAACAGGTATAGTAATCAATATAGCAAATATAATTACAAATGGAAAAAGTAGTTGTGCCATTCTAACAATAGATTCTATTCCACTCCTTACAAGATAAGTAGCTGTTAGTAAAAGAGTAATCATTAATACCTCAATAGGTGTATTAAAAAGTAAATAAGCTTTTGTAATTTCTCCAAATATTCTTAATTCAAAGCTTGTAAAAATAACAAGGTATATACAAAAAGACAAAGCAATCAAAGTTCCTAAAATCTTTCCTACTAAAGAATTACTATATTCAACCATATTTTGAGGATAAAATTTTTCTACTAAAGTAGTAAAAATTCTTCCTATTCCTAACGCCAACAATACGGTAATTGATAAAACAATCCATCCATCAGGTCCAACTTTCTCTGTAAGACTTCTTGGAATCGTTAAAATTCCTACTCCTACAATAGTAATACTAATCATCATTCCCAATTGAAAACTTGAAATTTTATCATTATTTCTATTCATCTTTTTCTTCCTCCCCTATAGCTACCGTTGTATCTCTTAGTCTATCATTGTCCCTCCTATGTAAAAATTCAGGTCTTTTTTTCATAAATCGAAGAGGTGCTCGAATCAATACATCTTTAAAATCCTTAAATGTAGTTTCCGTAGCTACAAATGGACTTAAAT
It includes:
- a CDS encoding Ger(x)C family spore germination protein, whose product is MYKKVLLCMMSILLLTGCWDKIEIEKRAFVAIVGIDKYEENKIKIENTEEEKIDQVKNRYLVTISYPNTGLLAQKGQGDAKYVYSAVGDNLEDILDEFETRTGRTLNFRQTQAIVLGEKLAQDEIFVREVLDNIERSPAIGRKIYLMNTRGNAEDVVKVKVKDELGPGLFIREVMRRKKVTPRIPDADLGYVLKSLHESKAAVTPRMMASKDEIKVAGSAVLKDFKLVGWLGEQETEKMMFMLNKINGGILNTKVDNIRLPLKVTNSNTKMKVYEKNGQIYTSFDIEVETELSQHLFEVRNQPLDDTYLKRVQKKASMELNQAIEKLYKKIQKDFQTDLVQSGEYLRKYEPNIWKEVREDWSEIFPITQVKVNSKIIIRRIGDTR
- a CDS encoding GerAB/ArcD/ProY family transporter, with the protein product MNRNNDKISSFQLGMMISITIVGVGILTIPRSLTEKVGPDGWIVLSITVLLALGIGRIFTTLVEKFYPQNMVEYSNSLVGKILGTLIALSFCIYLVIFTSFELRIFGEITKAYLLFNTPIEVLMITLLLTATYLVRSGIESIVRMAQLLFPFVIIFAILITIPVLGELHFSNLLPVFKTPISKIIQAIPITFFSFVGIEMIMVCANFVVDPENIKKDIDLSVLIVAGIYMFIVVVTVSRFGLVETTHIIWPSLELFKTIDLPGAFIENIQIFVIAVWIITVFMTVVPLYFGASLTLSRIFKSKEQNYLVLFLIPFIYFIALIPENIAQLGDYADKFSYYLGTLHMVIIPSILLLLSYIKKKEGGKGGV